The following coding sequences are from one Ornithodoros turicata isolate Travis chromosome 1, ASM3712646v1, whole genome shotgun sequence window:
- the LOC135378925 gene encoding uncharacterized protein K02A2.6-like: MSLPDGDTQERSTFTASLATFNVTPPEPFTFKTPNDWPTWRKRFLRFRAASGLNDKAELSQVDALIYIMGEQAEDIYATLKLSPEDARKFDKVLEAFDAYFVPRRNIIFERAKFNTRVQQDGESVEEFVTVLHSMADLCNYGALREELIRDRLVAGLRDKKVSEQLQLDSELTLQKAITAARQRETVRLQQAELHKGNDATVHRLTTHKVSPGSDSRRLATRKIHAGTTRPSSKSASQKLCRWCGRDRHARQDCPAKDKICSKCKKKGHFSSVCLSAKQTQSAPDGTTAFLGVVAHGGTSKWQVPVLVQGIPLTFKVDTGADETVIPESVFLKHFTGIRLEPPKRRLRGPDGKMLKVTGMTSLQTVFQGQESQQDIYVLKELPTCLLGQPAIDSLKVLPTIQMLSKASPFEEYATVFQGLGVLQGDYDIKLAPDARPFALSSPRRVPLPLYQKTKEELQRMEKLGVITPVMEPTAWCAPMVTVPKKSGGIRLCIDFTQLNRYVLREFHPIPSVEHSLAMLKNAKVFSKLDANSGFWQIPLSEQSKHLTTFITPFGRYSFNRLPFGISSAPEHFQKRVATLLKDLHGVLCHMDDILIWGANQIEHDHHLEAVMTRTQEAGMSLNKDKCIFSVSQVTFLGHIVDGSGIRPDEEKVNAILKMTSPTDKTGLRRLLGMATYLTRFVPKVAELLQPLSCMLSSKQEFVWGAPQQEAFQKWKQILSTSPVLGIYDPAKETVVTADASSFGLGAVLRQKQDDGKYQVIAYASRILTDVERRYAQIEKEGLALLWASEKFRDYLIGKKFLLETDHKPLVSLFSTKQLDDLTSRLQRMRMRLMRYTYEITYVPGKDLLAADALSRTPLRKTDGTDLTEEIECFVHYVETHLPGTARSLLDIQQEQEKDETCQHIIRFTRQGWPTRRDLGQDLKPFWLARHQLAVADSLLMHGTQIVIPKTCQQQILQLLHEGHFGLEKCTTRAKHAVWWPSINDDIAQTVKNCHECLQLKTNRKLPLITTDFPDRPWQKIAMDLFHCQGSWWLIVVDYYSRYPELVRLHSLSSEAIVNHCKSIFARHGIPEVVISDNGPQFSQSSSSPFARFSTEYGFRHVTSSPGYPQSNGLAEAAVKIVKMSMKKTKDPYKSLLAYRASPLKNGYSPAELLMGRRLRTNVPVAQLQLVPYTPDYKKVAAFETKNKRDEERHYNRRHGVRELPPLGVGTDVWVIDLQRKGVVQGQTPQPRSYSVSTEQGEVRRNRTHLVHLPGQPEPSTSTASAPQSSHLETDTSTDVPTDQQCTDTTHWHTKRGRCVIPPKKYQA; this comes from the coding sequence ATGTCTCTCCCCGACGGCGACACACAAGAGCGTTCGACGTTTACGGCATCCTTGGCTACATTCAATGTAACGCCACCGGAACCTTTCACGTTCAAGACGCCGAATGACTGGCCCACTTGGAGGAAACGCTTTCTACGTTTCCGTGCTGCCTCTGGCCTCAACGACAAGGCTGAGTTAAGCCAAGTAGATGCACTGATCTACATTATGGGTGAGCAAGCGGAGGACATATACGCCACGCTGAAGCTTAGTCCCGAAGACGCACGCAAGTTCGACAAGGTGCTAGAAGCGTTCGATGCCTACTTCGTTCCGCGCCGCAACATCATCTttgaacgtgcaaagttcaacACGAGAGTACAACAGGATGGGGAATCTGTGGAGGAATTCGTGACTGTCCTGCATTCAATGGCAGACTTATGCAACTATGGAGCGTTGCGCGAAGAACTGATTCGCGACAGACTGGTTGCAGGACTTCGAGACAAGAAAGTTTCGGAACAACTACAGCTCGACTCTGAACTCACTCTACAAAAGGCTATCACAGCGGCTCGCCAGCGAGAAACTGTCCGGCTGCAGCAAGCTGAACTTCACAAAGGCAATGACGCTACAGTACATCGACTAACGACGCACAAAGTGTCACCGGGGTCCGATTCAAGGAGACTGGCAACCAGGAAGATTCACGCAGGCACAACTCGTCCTTCTTCAAAGTCAGCTTCCCAAAAGCTCTGCCGGTGGTGCGGCCGTGACAGGCACGCAAGACAGGACTGCCCAGCAAAAGACAAGATATGCTCCAAATGCAAGAAGAAGGGGCACTTCTCATCAGTTTGCCTTTCGGCTAAGCAGACCCAATCTGCCCCCGACGGAACTACTGCATTTCTAGGAGTTGTAGCTCATGGAGGAAcgtcgaaatggcaagtcccaGTCCTTGTTCAAGGAATACCGTTAACGTTTAAAGTTGACACAGGGGCTGACGAAACGGTTATACCAGAGAGCGTTTTCCTTAAGCACTTCACGGGAATCCGACTCGAACCTCCCAAACGTCGCCTGCGGGGTCCAGACGGCAAAATGCTGAAGGTCACCGGTATGACCTCTCTCCAGACAGTTTTTCAAGGACAAGAAAGCCAACAAGACATTTACGTCTTGAAGGAACTTCCTACATGTTTGCTTGGTCAACCAGCCATAGACAGCCTCAAAGTCCTTCCGACAATACAAATGCTCTCGAAGGCATCCCCATTCGAGGAATATGCTACGGTCTTTCAGGGACTGGGAGTTCTACAAGGAGATTATGACATAAAGCTAGCTCCTGATGCTAGGCCCTTTGCCCTTTCATCTCCACGGAGAGTACCATTGCCCCTATACCAAAAAACCAAAGAGGAACTTCAACGTATGGAGAAGCTAGGAGTCATAACGCCAGTCATGGAACCGACAGCCTGGTGTGCGCCAATGGTAACCGTCCCAAAGAAGTCAGGAGGAATTAGACTTTGCATTGATTTCACTCAGCTCAACCGCTACGTACTGCGTGAATTTCATCCTATCCCTTCTGTCGAACATTCACTCGCAATGCTAAAAAATGCAAAGGTCTTCAGTAAACTCGACGCAAACTCGGGTTTTTGGCAGATACCGCTGAGCGAACAAAGCAAGCACTTGACGACGTTCATAACTCCGTTTGGGCGATATTCCTTCAACAGACTTCCATTCGGGATATCGTCCGCGCCAGAACACTTCCAAAAACGAGTGGCAACGCTGCTGAAGGACCTCCACGGAGTTTTGTGTCACATGGATGACATACTCATTTGGGGAGCAAATCAAATCGAACATGACCATCACTTGGAAGCTGTAATGACACGCACCCAAGAAGCAGGGATGTCGCTCAACAAGGACAAATGCATATTCAgtgtttcacaagtgacctttcTAGGTCACATCGTCGACGGCTCAGGCATTCGGCCTGACGAAGAAAAGGTGAACGCCATTCTCAAAATGACTTCCCCTACGGACAAGACGGGCCTCAGGCGGCTACTTGGGATGGCAACGTACCTTACACGCTTTGTACCCAAGGTAGCAGAACTTCTACAGCCACTATCATGTATGTTAAGCTCCAAGCAGGAATTTGTGTGGGGCGCACCACAACAAGAGGCGTTTCAGAAATGGAAACAAATCCTCTCTACAAGCCCTGTCCTCGGCATCTACGACCCAGCCAAAGAGACGGTCGTCACCGCGGACGCATCTTCCTTCGGCCTCGGAGCTGTCCTGCGACAAAAACAAGACGACGGGAAATACCAAGTCATCGCATACGCCTCCAGAATTCTCACTGATGTCGAGCGTCGTTATGCTCAAATAGAAAAGGAGGGTTTGGCACTGCTTTGGGCGAGTGAGAAATTCCGAGACTACCTGATCGGGAAAAAGTTTCTTCTCGAgaccgaccacaagcccctgGTGAGCCTGTTCTCGACAAAACAGCTTGATGACTTGACGTCGAGGTTACAGCGCATGCGGATGCGTCTCATGCGATATACCTACGAAATAACGTACGTGCCAGGAAAAGACCTTCTAGCGGCAGACGCCCTGTCCCGTACACCTCTCCGGAAAACGGACGGCACAGACCTTACAGAGGAGATCGAGTGTTTCGTCCACTATGTTGAGACTCACCTTCCAGGGACAGCGAGAAGTCTACTTGACATACAGCAAGAACAGGAGAAGGACGAGACGTGTCAGCATATCATCAGGTTCACCAGACAAGGGTGGCCTACTCGACGAGATCTCGGGCAAGACCTTAAACCCTTTTGGCTAGCACGGCACCAGCTGGCAGTAGCCGATAGTCTGCTAATGCATGGAACGCAGATTGTCATTCCCAAGACCTGTCAACAACAGATTCTCCAGCTTTTACACGAGGGCCACTTCGGCTTGGAAAAATGCACCACACGAGCTAAACATGCTGTTTGGTGGCCAAGTATCAACGACGACATCGCACAAACGGTGAAGAACTGTCACGAATGCTTGCAACTAAAGACAAACCGGAAGCTACCCCTCATTACAACGGACTTCCCAGACAGGCCCTGGCAGAAAATAGCTATGGACTTGTTCCATTGCCAGGGATCGTGGTGGCTCATTGTAGTTGACTATTACTCGCGGTACCCAGAGCTAGTCCGGCTACATTCATTGTCCAGCGAAGCCATCGTGAATCACTGCAAATCCATATTTGCACGACATGGAATCCCCGAAGTTGTGATAAGCGACAACGGTCCGCAGTTTTCGCAGAGCAGCAGCTCCCCTTTCGCCCGATTTTCAACGGAGTATGGCTTTCGACATGTTACATCCAGCCCAGGCTATCCGCAAAGCAATGGACTTGCCGAGGCGGCAGTGAAGATCGTTAAAATGTCTATGAAGAAGACAAAAGATCCGTACAAGTCGCTGCTAGCATATCGGGCTTCACCCTTGAAAAATGGCTATAGCCCAGCGGAACTTCTAATGGGACGACGGTTGCGCACGAACGTACCTGTCGCGCAGTTACAGCTTGTACCGTACACCCCTGACTACAAGAAAGTGGCAGCCTTCGAAACTAAAAACAAGAGGGACGAAGAGAGGCACTACAATAGGAGACACGGGGTGCGGGAGCTACCTCCACTTGGAGTCGGCACAGATGTTTGGGTAATAGATCTGCAACGGAAAGGCGTTGTCCAGGGACAGACTCCGCAACCCAGGTCCTATTCAGTCTCCACAGAGCAGGGAGAAGTCAGAAGGAACAGGACGCATCTAGTTCATCTCCCAGGCCAACCAGAGCCCAGTACATCGACAGCGAGCGCTCCGCAAAGCAGCCACCTCGAAACGGACACTTCAACCGACGTACCGACAGACCAACAGTGCACCGACACGACCCACTGGCACACAAAAAGAGGGCGTTGCGTCATCCCTCCAAAAAAGTATCAAGCTTGA
- the LOC135366387 gene encoding uncharacterized protein LOC135366387, giving the protein MLRVLPLRATLLSTAILGLGGTFRGALGDAAAKGATAETVKSRIGDYVIDELFRAHELREFAVRGHYIMSSTTDVPLWVLTQQGVVTGLGDVDIVSQSMDVMSDHVVYKGRFKSTHGSYRAPMKIFMDGRWYRSSDVRVILARVVFYVEFIVHKASPDTPVRTVRLDKTAYADTKTRDENISRLIDKRDELRNAIQDFVEHSLLYKDGFERVVKHIIETHRQHETFQNAFTDWDWKS; this is encoded by the exons ATGTTGCGCGTACTTCCTCTGCGTGCTACACTGCTTTCGACCGCAATCCTAGGCCTAGGAGGGACATTTCGAG GCGCACTTGGTGATGCAGCCGCAAAAGGGGCAACGGCGGAAACAGTGAAGAGCCGCATCGGTGACTACGTCATCGACGAGTTGTTTAGAGCTCATGAGCTGAGAGAGTTTGCCGTGCGGGGCCACTATATCATGAGCTCCACGACCGATGTCCCCCTATGGGTGCTGACACAACAAGGAGTAGTAACTGGCCTCGGAGACGTCGACATTGTCAGCCAGAGCATGGATGTAATGAGTGATCACGTTGTCTACAAG GGGAGGTTCAAGTCAACCCATGGAAGCTACCGAGCACCCATGAAGATCTTCATGGATGGCCGCTGGTATCGGTCGAGCGACGTGCGCGTCATTCTAGCGCGTGTCGTCTTCTACGTAGAGTTCATAGTTCACAAAGCCTCACCTGATACTCCGGTACGCACGGTACGGTTGGACAAGACGGCTTACGCGGACACAAAGACCAGAGATGAAAACATCAGCCGCCTCATTGACAAACGAGATGAATTGCGGAACGCAATCCAAGATTTCGTTGAGCACAGCCTCCTGTACAAGGATGGTTTCGAAAGAGTAGTGAAGCACATCATTGAGACGCACAGACAACACGAGACGTTTCAAAACGCCTTCACGGACTGGGACTGGAAGTCCTGA